Below is a genomic region from Kribbella qitaiheensis.
ACGCAGGCAGGTCGACGCCACTCGCACGCGAGAGCACAACCCCGAGTACGGCGTACGCGAACTCGTACCGCCAATGCCTGCCCGGCTGCTCCATCAACGGCAACTCGGCGAACCGGCGTACCCACTCGTCCGGCTCATGTGAAACCGCGGACGGCAACGGCGGCCCCATCCCAAGCCCCGCCTGAACTGCCGCATCAGCCACCGGACACTGATCAACCTCAAAGGCGAACCCGAAACCAAGCCGCATCACCAACAAATCCTCAACCGTCGGCACGCTTTCAGCAGCCACGGTGTCCTCAACCGGCCCATCAAGCCGCCGCACAACCCTCTGCCCAGCCAGCTCAGGCAGCCAACGCCCCACCGGATCATCCAGCGCAAGCACCCCGTCATCAACCAACCGCAGCGTCAGAGCACCCATGAGCGGCTTGGTCATAGAACTAACGCGAAACACCGCATCCCCGGGCAGCACTTCACCCCCGGGCCGATCCACCCCCACCGAGCGCACCCACTGCCGCTCCCCGTCAGTCACCCCAACCACAACCCCCGGCACTTCACCCGCAGCAACCAGCCCCTCAGCCGCCCCCACCAACTCCCCAATCACATCCATCCCAGCACCCTACAAACACCCGGGGAAAGCAGCCAAAGGTAGGCGATGCGACGGAGGTGAGGGGAAGGCGCGTGGGCGGTGGCGAGGGAAGGTGGGGAGAGGGAAGGCGGAGGGGCTGGTTGGTCCTCAGCCGGTCGCAAAGCTCAACCCCAGCACGGGGACGCGGGTGTGGCCGTCTACTACGCCGGGGATCTCAGCGATCGCGGCTGCCTGGACGGTGCGGCTGGGGTAGTCGCGGCCATCGGAGCTGAAGTACCGCCGCCTCCCCAACGCGCCAACCTTGAACTGAGGTGCCACGCGCTTTCCGGACAGCTTTTTGATGGCTGATTCAGGCGGCGGATTGTGTTTCCAGGTAGTCGTCGTGGGCTTGCTGTGGGGTCCGGTAGCCGAGCCCTGAGTGACGGCGTTTAGTATTGTAGCGCAATTCGATGTAGCGGGCGATATCGCGGCGTGCATGGTCGCGGGTCGGGTACTCGGTTCGGTGGGTACGCTCGTTCTTGAGAGCGCCGAAGAACGATTCGGCCATCGCATTGTCGTAACAGATACCGGTCCGCCCGACTGATTGGCGAAGATTATTGTTCTTCAAAGTCGCGGCGAACTGGGCGGAAGTGTAGTTGCTGCCCCGGTCGGAGTGAAAGATTGCGCCGTCGACAAGATCGTGATTCCGCACCGCCATGTCGATCGCGGCTTCGATCAGCGGGGTTTTGTAATTGTCGTCCATGGCCCACCCGATCACAGCTTTGGTGTGGCAATCGAGCACGGTCGCCAGATAAAGCCACCCTTCCCAGGTCGAGACATAGGTAATGTCTCCGACCATCTTGTGCCCCGGAGCATCAGCGGTGAAGTCCCGATCTACCAGATCCGGGATCGGGCCGGCCTGGCCATCCTGCTCGGTCAGACAGTGCCGCCACGGCCGCGGCTGGCACGGCTCCAAACCCAACTCACGCATGAGCTTGCGCACCAACTCCAGCCCACAGGTCACACCCCAGGCCACCAGGTCGGCATGCACCCGCCGGTACCCGTAGGTCTCGTCGGACTCTTCGAACGATTTGACGATGATCAGCTTGAGTTCGCCTTGGCGGCGCGCAGTCGCCGACATCGGACGGCTCCGCCAATCATTGAAACTGGACCGTTTCACCTCGAGCCACCGGCACATCTTCACAATCGACGGCGCATTTCCGTTCTCTCGGGTCAACCTGTTGGCATACTCCGCATCGATGAACTCGAACTTTTCGCTCAACGATGATCCTTGGCAAAGTATGCTGCGGCTTTTTTTAGGAACTCGTTTTCCATCCGGAGTTCTCGCGTCTCCCGCTCCAGCTCGCGGAGCCGCGCACGCTCGTCCATGCTCAATGCCGGTTCCTCGCCGGCATGGTCTCGCTTAAAGGCGCTCACCCAGTTACTGAGGGTTCCCGGGTTGATGCCGAGCTCTCTCGCGACCTGAGTGACAGAACGTGAAGTCTCAATCACCGACTTCACAGCTTCCTCCCGATACTCAGGAGTGAAATTCTTCTTCGGACGCGGCAACATCTTCCCTTTCCGGACAGCTCAATCTTAGTTGAGCCGCTGTCCGGAAGGTTCGTGGCACCTCAAACCGAGGACATGTCCATGACGTGCGAGGCGCCGATACACGGGGGCGCGGACGACAAGACTTGGAGAACGGTGTTGTCCGAGGTCGCACGTTACGTGTTCAACACGTCGCGGACTCGCCGATGGGCGTCCCGGGTCGCCGGGCTCAGGGGGCTTGAGCTTGCGGACGATCTTCGCGGCCTCGTCGGAGGGTTTCGGTCAGCTGTCGTTGGAGGCTGCCAGTTCTTGGAGGCGGGCGGCGCTGGTGGGGTCGGCGGGGAGGAAGGTTTCGATGGCGAGGCTTGCTGCGGTTACTTCGAGGGGGGCTCCGATGGTGGCGATCAGGGTGAACAGGCGGATGTCGCCGAGGCGGGTGCGGAGGTCGAGGGTGACCATAGGCTGGGTGGCGGCCGTGGGTGCTTTGTCGGGTAGATAGGACTCGACTTCATCGACCAAGGCGGCCAGGGCCTTGTCGGCGTTGTCGCGGCTTTTGCGTTTCAGTTGGTGGATCAGTGGGGCGCTGCAGGCGGCCGTCATCGACGAGATGCTGGGGATGCCGCCGGGATGCACCGACAGCCGTAACAGGTTGACCGGCGGTTTCAGGAGTTCGGGGTCCACTCCGGCCCACAGCAAGGACGCCGCGTCGTTGGCGTCGATCAGGTTCCACAGTCCGTCGACGATCAGCGCCGGGTTGGGCATGTGCGCGTCGAGCAACTGGTGCAAGGATTCGCGCAGCGGCCGCATCGTCTCGGATTCGTACGGCTTCTCCAGGTATATCGGCGCGAACCCACCGGCCAACAGGAGACGGTTGCGTTCGGCCATCGGCAGGTTCAGCTGGTTGGACAGATGGACCAGCAACTGCCGGCTGGGCTGGGCACGCCCTGTCTCGACAAAGCTGAGGTGCTTGGTCGACATCTCGGCATCGAGGGCCAGGTCGAGCTGACTCAGCCGCCTGTGCACCCGCCAGAAGCGGACCAGTTCGCCGACGGTCTGTGGCTCTACGAGAGGTTCTGCAGTCATAGCGGTCGCATTCTTGGCCGTAGTGGTCACGCCAGCTTAGGGCGCTGGCAGGCGAGCGACCATTACCAGTCAGGTAACGCGGTTTGCTGCACCAAGGAGGTAATTGAGGCTGTTCCGGATGGAGGTGATCGTTGACAGCGTTCGCAAGTACACCAGGACGGAAGGTAAGACCATGAACCCGACGTACACCGGCGTCGCCACCTCATCTGGACGCGACGCCCGCGCTGTCAGCTCCGACGGACGGCTGGACGTCCAGCTCGCAATGCCCAAGGAGATGGGTGGAACAGGCGACGGCGTCAACCCCGAGCAGCTTTTCGCCGCGGGCTGGGCCGCCTGCTTCTCCACCACGATGGGTCTCATCGCCCAGAGCCAAGGCCTGGACGCCAAGGATGTCGCGGTCACCGCCGAGGTCAGCCTCGTGCCGACCGGGCCGGGCTTCACACTAGCCGCCGTACTCCGGGCCGAGCTCCCCGATCACCTGGCCGGCGATACCGGCAAGAAGTTGCTGGAGGCAACACACCGTTCCTGCCCGTACTCCTTGGCCACCCAGGGGAACATCCCGGTCGAGATCGTCATCGAGTGAGGCAATCCAGGACCTTACGCGGACAGGCTGGGGAGCAGGTGAAGGAGAACAGACGGTCGATCTCGGTCAGGCCATCGTTGGGACGACGAGACGCCGATCGAGGAGACGTGCCGAACACGTAACCTGCGACCTCAGATAACGCCGTCCAGTACTACGCCGGCGGGCAGCTGGGCACTGGCCGCGGCCGCGACGTCGGGGAACCGGTCGGTCAGGTCGTTGTGCTGCCGCGACCGCAACCTCGCACCGTTACTCGAGCGGACGACGGCGAGCCGGCTAATTGACTGAACTCTTTCAGCGCGGCAGTTGGCGGCGTAGGGGTAAGGGTGGAGGGCTTGCTGACGTGGGTCGAGTGGTGGAGTTCGGGACCGATGGTCCGATCGAAGGTGGCTTTCGCTGTCACCACTCGGCGACGAGTGGGGCCTTCGGTTCGTGCCGCCGCCAGGTGGTGGTGAGACGGGTGAGTCTCGCGGGTGCGGCGATGCCACGTACTGTCGCGATCTTTCCGTTGGTGATGTCGAACGTCACGGCTCCGACGATTTGTTCGTCGACCACGAAGAGGATCGCGGGCCCGCCGTTGACCTCTGCGTAGTGGATCGCGGGTGTGCCGCCGGCGAAGCGGCGTTTTGCGGGGGTGGGTTTGAAGCCGCCGCGGACGATCGTTGCAATCCGCTGTGGTGTGTTGTACTGCAGGAGGGTCTCGGTCAGGCCTGCGCCGTCGGATATCGCGGTGGCGTTGTCGGTGAGAAGTGCCACCAGGCGCTCAGTGCGTCCGGAGGAGGCGGCGGCGAGGAATTCCTCGACGATGCTGCGGGCGGATGCGCGATTGACTTGTCGGCCGCGGTGAGGTGCGCTGGTGATGCGGTGCCGGGCCCGGTGGAGGTGCTGCTGGCTGGCGGACTCGGTGATTTCGAGGATCCCGGCGACCTCGGCGTGGCTGTAAGAGAAGGCTTCGCGGAGGACGTAGACGGCTCGTTCGACGGGCGTCAGGCGTTCCAGCAGGGTCAGCACGGCCAGCGAGACCGATTCGCGCTGCTCGAACGTGTCTGCCGGGCCGAGCATCGGGTCGCCGTCGAGGAGCGGTTCGGGCAGCCAGTTGCCAGCGGTGCGTTCGCGGCGGTGCTGCGCCGAGCGAAGCCGGTCCAGGCACAGGTTGGTGACGACCTTGGTCAGCCACGCTTCCGGCACCTTGACCTGTTCCCGATCGGCTGCCTGCCAGTGCAGGAACGCGTCCTGTACCGCGTCTTCGGCATCGACCGCCGAACCGAGCAGACGATAGGCCAGCGAGGCCAGCCGGTTCCGGCTGGCCTCGAAGCGATCGATGGCGATGCTGTCCACGAAAGGTGACCCTAGTGGCGGTCAGGCGATCTCGGCCGGTGTGTCCGGCCTGCGTACGGCGGTCAGCGTGCGCGGCTCGGTGGTGACCCGGTGCTTGCGCTTGGGCATGCCGAAGGTCGGATGCGAGGTGGCCCACAGCGACGCCTTGATGATGCCGGTTTTGATCATCGCGGCGTTACGGCGGCCGGTGTACTTCGGTTTCGCGGCTCCTTCGTCGTCGACCATCTGCACGATTCCGTCGCGTCGGCCGAGGCTGATGTGGTTGCCGTAGTACAGCAGTTTGGTCTTGTGTACATCGCGGCCGGTGAGTCGGGCGATGATCGCTTCGATCGCCTGCGTTCCGGTGTAGCCGGCCGAGGCGCAGGACATCGGCAGCGGTCGTCCGTTGTCGCCGATGGCGTAGGCGGCGTCACCGATCGCGTAGATACCTGGGTGTGACACCGATTGCATGGTGCGATCGACGACGATCCGGCCGTCGTCGGTGACGTCCACCCCGGCCTCGGCGGCGATCGGATCGACCGCGAACCCGGCCGTCCAGACGGTCGCGTCGGAGGCCACGACGGTTCCGTCGGCGCAGAGCACTCGTTCGGCCTCAACGGTTTCCACGCTGGTGTGTTCGAGTACGGCGACCTCCAGCCGGTCACAGACCCGGCGCAGGTGCTTGCGCGCACCGGTCGAGAGCCTGGCGCCGAGTTCACCGCGGGCGATCAGCGTCACAGACAGTCCGGGTCGGGACTCGGCG
It encodes:
- a CDS encoding serine hydrolase domain-containing protein; protein product: MDVIGELVGAAEGLVAAGEVPGVVVGVTDGERQWVRSVGVDRPGGEVLPGDAVFRVSSMTKPLMGALTLRLVDDGVLALDDPVGRWLPELAGQRVVRRLDGPVEDTVAAESVPTVEDLLVMRLGFGFAFEVDQCPVADAAVQAGLGMGPPLPSAVSHEPDEWVRRFAELPLMEQPGRHWRYEFAYAVLGVVLSRASGVDLPALLADRVLNPLGMSDTGFVVPEHARERLIPCFTNGSAVFDGVADSDWLGAPAFPHAGGGLVSTAADYLTFAGSLLSGDSSAMTVDRLTPEQRLGASAQIFLDGEGWGYGVQVRRSGPGIPARYGWGGGLGTLWYNYPDHGIGAVLMTQHLPPSPATIATLTDTLDAALAT
- a CDS encoding IS3 family transposase (programmed frameshift), producing the protein MPRPKKNFTPEYREEAVKSVIETSRSVTQVARELGINPGTLSNWVSAFKRDHAGEEPALSMDERARLRELERETRELRMENEFLKKAAGILCQGSSLSEKFEFIDAEYANRLTRENGNAPSIVKMCRWLEVKRSSFNDWRSRPMSATARRQGELKLIIVKSFEESDETYGYRRVHADLVAWGVTCGLELVRKLMRELGLEPCQPRPWRHCLTEQDGQAGPIPDLVDRDFTADAPGHKMVGDITYVSTWEGWLYLATVLDCHTKAVIGWAMDDNYKTPLIEAAIDMAVRNHDLVDGAIFHSDRGSNYTSAQFAATLKNNNLRQSVGRTGICYDNAMAESFFGALKNERTHRTEYPTRDHARRDIARYIELRYNTKRRHSGLGYRTPQQAHDDYLETQSAA
- a CDS encoding helix-turn-helix domain-containing protein, coding for MTAEPLVEPQTVGELVRFWRVHRRLSQLDLALDAEMSTKHLSFVETGRAQPSRQLLVHLSNQLNLPMAERNRLLLAGGFAPIYLEKPYESETMRPLRESLHQLLDAHMPNPALIVDGLWNLIDANDAASLLWAGVDPELLKPPVNLLRLSVHPGGIPSISSMTAACSAPLIHQLKRKSRDNADKALAALVDEVESYLPDKAPTAATQPMVTLDLRTRLGDIRLFTLIATIGAPLEVTAASLAIETFLPADPTSAARLQELAASNDS
- a CDS encoding Ohr family peroxiredoxin — its product is MEVIVDSVRKYTRTEGKTMNPTYTGVATSSGRDARAVSSDGRLDVQLAMPKEMGGTGDGVNPEQLFAAGWAACFSTTMGLIAQSQGLDAKDVAVTAEVSLVPTGPGFTLAAVLRAELPDHLAGDTGKKLLEATHRSCPYSLATQGNIPVEIVIE
- a CDS encoding sigma-70 family RNA polymerase sigma factor; translated protein: MDSIAIDRFEASRNRLASLAYRLLGSAVDAEDAVQDAFLHWQAADREQVKVPEAWLTKVVTNLCLDRLRSAQHRRERTAGNWLPEPLLDGDPMLGPADTFEQRESVSLAVLTLLERLTPVERAVYVLREAFSYSHAEVAGILEITESASQQHLHRARHRITSAPHRGRQVNRASARSIVEEFLAAASSGRTERLVALLTDNATAISDGAGLTETLLQYNTPQRIATIVRGGFKPTPAKRRFAGGTPAIHYAEVNGGPAILFVVDEQIVGAVTFDITNGKIATVRGIAAPARLTRLTTTWRRHEPKAPLVAEW
- a CDS encoding NAD(P)/FAD-dependent oxidoreductase, with protein sequence MKHRIVILGAGYAGTFVAGTLARRLSRADTEITVVNAVPDFVQRLRLHQFAAGQKIENPSLTEVFAGTGIQLRLARVTAVDAERRVVTVADADGGGELGYDTLVYALGSHGSNSGLPGAAEHAFDIASRPSALRLRERLDMLDKRAGGGSVLVIGDGLTGIESATEIAESRPGLSVTLIARGELGARLSTGARKHLRRVCDRLEVAVLEHTSVETVEAERVLCADGTVVASDATVWTAGFAVDPIAAEAGVDVTDDGRIVVDRTMQSVSHPGIYAIGDAAYAIGDNGRPLPMSCASAGYTGTQAIEAIIARLTGRDVHKTKLLYYGNHISLGRRDGIVQMVDDEGAAKPKYTGRRNAAMIKTGIIKASLWATSHPTFGMPKRKHRVTTEPRTLTAVRRPDTPAEIA